Part of the Microbacterium sp. Clip185 genome is shown below.
AGTTCGACCGTGTCGGACAGCCGTGCGAGGCGGGTGCGGGCCTTCGGCGAGAGCAGCGTGACGGTCACCACGATCGCTGCGGCCACCCCCAGCGCGATGAGCAGCGCGGCGCGCAGGTCGGGCTGAGTCAACGAGATCGTCAGGCCGGAGACGGCGAGGCCGGCGGTGCCCACGGCCATGATCGCCAGCACTCCCGAGCGGGCGTAGGTCTGGCGCGACGGGAACATCATTCCGAGGAACGCGAGCGTGCACAGGATCGCGCCCACAACGCCGTCGGACGCCACGAGCGGGGTCGCGGCGAGCACGGCGATACCGAGCGCGACGCGGAGGGCGACGAGGGTGCGCTGGCCCCGCGCCGTGCGCGCCCGCACGTCGGCGGCGTCGATCGGCTGCGGGTCGGCGAACATGTCGGCGTCGCTCTGGGGTGAGATGACGCGGAGTCTCGTCGAGCTGAGCACCAGCCAGGGCAGCGTGCCGGAAAGCGTGCCGACGATTCCGATCATGAGTGCGTAGGGGGCGACCGTCCCTTCCGGGAGCAGTGCCGTGATGGCCGCTGCGATGCCGACCACTCCGCCCAGAGCCACGGGGACGAGCTGCACCTCGGCGCGGTCGGGCATGAGTGCGAGCGTGGCCCCTCCCACGACGAGCATGCCGAGCCCGGCGGCGGCGAGCGGCCAGCCCCACAGATCCAGTGATGCGGGCACGGCGAGGTATCCCGAGAGAGCGGCGAAGACGGATGCGGCGATGCCGAGCCCCTGGCCCGCTTCGAGCTGCCCGAGTCGAGCGACCACGGCGGCGACGGTCGCAAGGATGACGGCTCCGCCGCCGGCGATGAGCGCGCCGAGCCCCAGCGAGGGGCCGGCCGCGAGCAGCAGCAGTGCGCACAGGCCGAGGAGGGTGAGGCTGACGGCCAGGGCGGTGCGGGCGTTGTCTCGCGCGGTCCACGGTCGGTTCTGCTGGCCGGTGGCGTCGATGACCGCTTCGACGATGTCGTCGTAGACACGTGGCTGGGCGATGAGACCGCCACGAGCCAGGGTGAGCACGTCGCCGTCGGACACGCCCTGGGGAGCGGCGCCCTGCGCCGCATCCAGCACAGTGCCGTCGGCCTTCTGCAGCGCGTAGCCCGCGTAGGTCATCGTGGGGTCGAGCACGCCGAGGCTGCGCGCGAAACCGGGCATGAACTCGATCAGCGGCACGTGCGCCGGAACGCCGATGTCGAGCCGGCGCCCCTCGCTCTGCACAGAGATGCGGAGTAGCGCGCGCGGCGCGCTGATCGTCTGGGCCACGGTGCGGGCTCCCCCTCCAGCTCGGGCGAATGCGCTGTCCTCGCGCGCGGCCATTCTATTGGCCGACGTGCGGCGGTCGTGGCTGCTGGACGATGAGGAGAAGGTGGGTTATAACGTGAGAGAAGTCTCATGGCAATGCCCTGTGGAGAGCTTGCTCACCCCTCCGAAACCTCCCTAGCTTTAGATCGGTCGGTTTCCTACGCCCTTCACATCAGGAAGAGCGGCCGGCTGGCGGGAACGCCGATGATGAGGGATGAGGGGGAAGTCGTGGCAGATGTGATCTCCGCTGAAGAGGGTGCTCTCAAGCGCGGCGCCCAGGCAGTCAACACGGCCAAGGCCGGTGTTGACCAGCAGGTCAAGAAGGTCCGTTCCGAGATCGAGCAGGTCTCCGGATTCTGGACGGGCGCCGCAGCCGGCGCTTACACGCAGCTCATGGCGCGGTGGAACCAGGAGACCACCAAGCTCAACGAGGTGCTGGTGACGCTCGAGGAGGCCCTGTCGGGCACGGAGCGCGACCAGGCCGCCTCGGAAGAGTCGCACCAGCAGACGATCTCCGGTCTCAACTCGATGATGGGCGCCTGACGCTTCGGCGCAGGCTTTCGGAAAGGAAACCTCAATGCAGTCCATGTCCGTCCGTCCCGAGCAGGTCATCGCGCTCTCGCAGCAGATCCGCGGCGGCGCCAACGGGATCAAGTCGCAGCTCGAGACCCTCGAGTCCGAGGTCGGCAAGCTTCGTGCTTCCTGGAACGGTGAGGCGCAGAACGCCTACGACGACGCTCAGCGCAAGTGGAACCAGTCGCTGATCGCCCTCAACACGCTCCTCGAGCAGATCGCGGCGAAGACCGAAGAGATCTCGCAGGGCTACGTCTCGACCGACCGTTCGGCTGCCGGGCGCTTCGCGCTCTGACACACCTCGTGTTGCGGGTCGGCCGGTGATCACCGCGCCGGCCCGCATCCGACTTTCACATACAGACTTACCGGGGGAACACCATGAGCTCCATCAGTCAGATCGCGTTGGACCTCGCGCAACTCGCGCAGAACATCGTCCGTCTCCAGGAGCAGGCGTCCGCGATCCCTGAGCGCGCACAGGTTGCCCAGGTGGAGGGAGCCAACCAGGAGGATGCGCAGCAGACATATCTCCTCAACTTGAAGACCGTTGCTTCCAAGGTGGCCGCTAAAACCGAGGTGATCAGGCTCTACATAGAGCACAACGCACAAGCGCTTCAAAAGGCAGCCGACGCCTTACAGAACACCGACGGCGACAACTCGCTCGCTGCGCGCCGTGCGACGGCATTTATCGACGCTTCGATCACCAGCGCTACGCCCCCGGCGACTCCCGGGGGAGTCGCCGCCCCGCAGACCTCCGGCGCGACTCCCAAACCGTGGTGATGCCTGCTGGGCGGCGCGGCCCGACTCGCCCATTACTCCTCAGTCTTCTTGCCATATCTTCGGTCGGGCTCTTGGCTTTCGGAGCTTCCGGCTCGGCCGCCGGGGCCCAAGACGACGGGCAGTGGTGGTACTCGGCCTACGGCGTGGCCGATGTCCACGCGGAGGGGTGGACCGGCAAGGGCGTGAAGATCGCTGTCGTCGACACACAGATCAATCCGGATCTGCCGGACTTTCAGGGTGCCGATCTGACGGTGGCTGAGGGGTCGGCGTGTGTCGGGAAGGATCCGTCGACGTCGGTTGCGAGTGCTGGGGCTCAGCACGGGTCGACGGTGACCGCGATGCTGATCGGCAACGGCACGGGTGTTGCGGGGACGAAGGGGATCGTACCGGATGCGTCGGTGACGTTCTACGGCGTCGGCGCGACCGCGGACTGTGACCCGCTGCCGGAGGTTGCGGAATCGAAGCTGACACCCATCATGTGGATGATCAAGCGCGCGCTAGAGGATGGTGCCGACATCATTTCCGTGTCGATGGTTGAGGGTGAAGTTAGCGTCCCGGGCAGTGAGGTTCTTGCGGAGGCTGCGGCGAAGAGGGTTCCTGTGGTCGCGGGCAACCCGAATGATGTGTTCAAGGAGGGTGGCAATCCCGCGGCGATGAACTCTGTCGTTGGGGTGAGTGCGGTTGACTCCGATCAGAAGCTTCCGATTGCCGCGCTGGGAGTAGAGAACGTTGTCACGAACACGACGGTGGTGGCTCCTGGTGTGAACATTGCGACGATAGGTGATGGCTCGGATCCGGGATCATGGGACGTGTCGGGGCGTGCAACGGGAACGTCGTTGGCGACGCCGCTGGTGGCAGGGATTCTCGCAGCGGCGAAACAGAAGTACCCCGATGCGACAGGCAACCAACTGATTCAGTCGTTGACGCACAACACGGGTGCCGATGATCACGAGCTCCAGTACAGCGACACCGACGGTTACGGGTACGGTGTGGCGTCGCTGCGTCACACTCTCAGCAAGGACCCGACACAGTACGAAGACGTCAACCCGCTGCTCAACAAGGACGTCGGGCCAACGCAGGAGGACATCGATGAGGCAGCTGCGGCGTTGGCGTCGCCACCGGCAGCGGGTCAGCCCTCGCCGGACGGGATCGGTGCTTTCCTGCCCGTGATCATCGGGATCGGAGTGGGAGTAGGAGTTTTAGTCATCGCGGGGGTCATCGTGACCGTCGTGCTCGTTCGAAGAAGTAATCGCACCCAGCGAAAGGGGCAGTCATGAGCGAATGGGAGCAGCGTCTCCGCAATCTCGCGGAGGGCCCGGCATGGGAGATGCCGAATCTCTCGGCGGTGGGGCCAGCGTTGACGTCGCTGACTACGTTGATGAACCGCGTGGCCAGTGAGACCGGGTTCACCGGGGAAACCGAGCGCGAAGCCATCGATCAGATGCAGAAGGCCAAGGCGGACATCGAGGATCTCCGTCGCTATGTCGAGCAGGACCTCCCCACGGCGATCAACGCTGCGAACGCCCGCAGGGAGGAAGCGCAGCGCCACCTCGAGGCGCTCGACTCAGGATCTTTGAGCGCAGACGCGCAGCAGACGATCCGCAACGCCGCTGCCGGCGCGACGATCGTCTTCCCGGGCTTCTCGGTGATCGCCGGTGAAGGAGCGATCGCAGCCGCCAACTGGTTCCTCGGCTCGCAGCGAGAGGCGCAGGCGAAGTCAGCCGTCGAGGCGGTGAGTAATGCGCTTGATCAGGACTCCGGCGCGTTCCCGGAACTGCCGCCGATGGAGAACGTCTACGGCAGCATCCCGAACATCCCCGACGAACTGCGCGACACGAACATCGACACGGGTGGGCCGTCAAAGCCGAGCTTCCAGAACTATCCGGATTACAACACCCCGATCGGGGTCCCGCCGGGCCAGGGCGGTGTGATCATGCCGGGTCCGGACGGTGGCGACCCGCGTTTCGTGCCGAACGACCCCGACGGGAGCGGCCCCAACGGCACGGCGCGCCCGCCGATCTACAACGCTCTGCCGGCTCCCGGTGTCATCGTGCACCCGGACGGCCCGGTCGACGGAGGCGTGGGCAACTACCCCGGCGGTGGGCTCGGCACGATGCCCGGTGGGGGGTCCGGAGGACTCGGAGGCAGCGGTTCGGGCGGGATGGGATCCGGTGGTCTCTCCAGTGGATTCATGGCGGGCGCCGGTGGCGCTGCCGCACTCGGCGGTCTGGGTAAGGCGGCCGCGGCCGGTGGTCTCGGTGGGCTTCGCGGTGCCGGTGGTCTCGGCGGCGCTGGTCTTGCCGCGCGCGGCGGTGCCGGCGGCCTTGGCGGTGGTCTCACCGCCAACGCCGGAGGCGGCGCGGGTGGTGGACTGCTCGGCAAGGGCGGTGCCGGTGGCGTCGGTGCTGGTGCAGGGGCTGCGGGTGAAGCCGCGGGCGGCTCGCGCGGTGCCACGGGCATGATGGGCGGCGGTGGGGCCGGTGCGGGCGCTGGCGGCGGAGGCCGTAGCGACAAGAAGGGTCGCGGTCTCGGTGGTCCGATCGCGCCGTCGATCGAAGACGATGCAGAGTTCGGCCCTCGCTCCGAGGGCGCGGGCGCAGGGGGAAGGGACTGACACATGAGCGAGAAGATCTCCGCAGAAGAGGGAGCGCTGCTGCGCGGTGCCGAGGCGGTCTCTGCGACCTACCTTGACATCGCCGACAGCACCCGACGCGTGATCGCGGAACTCGACCAGATCCAATCGATCTGGCAGGGGGAGGCTTCGCAGTCCTACGCGCAGATGATGCAGACCTGGACGGCGGGCGCGCAGAAGATCAACCAGACGCTGGTCCACCTGGAGGAGGCGTTGCGTTCGACAGAGCGTTCGCAGAGCGCTCTGGAGGAACAGCACCAGTCCACCATCGGTGGTCTGGGCGCGATGATGGGAGGTGCGTGAGATGGGCGATCTGAGCATCACGCCGGCGGCACTGACCGCATCCGCAGGCGAGTTGCGCCGCGAGTCGCAGCGCATCGAGGGCGCCTTGCGTGCTCTCGAGCAGGAGGCGAACCGCCTTCGCGGTAACTGGGACGGTGCGGCCCGCGTGGCCTATGACAACGCGCAGCGCGCGTGGTCAATGGAGTTCGAGCACATGAAGACGGTGCTCGCCCGCATCGCGTCGGCGACCGAGTCGATCGCTGAGGACTACGTCACGACCGACCGCAACTCGGCGAAGCTGTTCCAGCGCTGACGACAGCGCGAGCCCGCGAGACGCGGCTCGATCTTGGTCTCGGGGAGTGAACGCGCGCGTTCGCTCCCCGAGACCGCTTCCGGGGGGAGAAGACTTGCGAACGCGAACGCTTCGCGGGTACGTCATGACCGCGCTGCTTGTGGTCGCCGCGACGAGCACCACGGCTCCCGCGTCCGCTGCGGATGGCGGGCAGTGGTGGTATGAGGGTTACCACGTTCAGGATGCGCATGATGCTGGTTGGACCGGTAAGGGCGTGAAGATCGCGGTCGTGGACAGCCAGATCAATCCGGAGTTGCCGGATTTCGCGGGAGCAGACCTGACTGTCGCACCCGGTGCGGCGTGTGAGGGTGCGGAGCCGTCGACGACTGAGGCGAATGCTGAGTCGGAGCATGGGTCGACGGTGACGGCGATGCTGATCGGTAACGGCACGGGTGTGGCGGGAACGAAGGGTATTGCGCCTGAGTCTTCTGTGACTTTTTACGGGGTGGGTGCTCTGGCGGATTGCACGCCGACGCCCGACGTTGAGGCTTCTGGGCACTCGCCGTTGATGTGGATGATCCAGCGCGCCCTCGACGACGGCGCCGACGTCATCATGACTACCGTCGTCGTCGGTGAGGTTACGAGGCTCGACAGCGAAACGGTCGCCCAAGCGGTCGCGAACAAGGTTCCGCTCGTGGCGGGTAACCCCAACGACGCATTCAAGCAAGGCATCCTCCCCGCTTCCTTCAACGGCGTAGTCGCTGTGAGCGCGATTGACAGCAGTTCGAATCTCCCCTTGGGGGCTCTGGGAGTCCAGAACGCGATTCCTCAGACGACGGTGGTTGCCCCCGGTGTGGACATATCGACGATCGGTGACACCACCGGTTCATGGGACGTCGCGGGAATCGGTACTGGGACCTCGCTGGCGACGCCGTTGGTCGCGGGCATCCTGGCCGTCGGGATGCAGAAGTACCCCGACGCGAC
Proteins encoded:
- a CDS encoding S8 family peptidase, with amino-acid sequence MTALLVVAATSTTAPASAADGGQWWYEGYHVQDAHDAGWTGKGVKIAVVDSQINPELPDFAGADLTVAPGAACEGAEPSTTEANAESEHGSTVTAMLIGNGTGVAGTKGIAPESSVTFYGVGALADCTPTPDVEASGHSPLMWMIQRALDDGADVIMTTVVVGEVTRLDSETVAQAVANKVPLVAGNPNDAFKQGILPASFNGVVAVSAIDSSSNLPLGALGVQNAIPQTTVVAPGVDISTIGDTTGSWDVAGIGTGTSLATPLVAGILAVGMQKYPDATGNQLIQSLVHNTGAEEHPLQYNDSDGFGYGTASLTRVLSADPLQYTDTNPLLEKSSQDPSVEQIADAEKVLASAVTTPPAESTGGSPLLPVFIGVGVGLLVLIVVGVVVTVVLVRRSRRRVGA
- a CDS encoding WXG100 family type VII secretion target, translating into MQSMSVRPEQVIALSQQIRGGANGIKSQLETLESEVGKLRASWNGEAQNAYDDAQRKWNQSLIALNTLLEQIAAKTEEISQGYVSTDRSAAGRFAL
- a CDS encoding WXG100 family type VII secretion target; amino-acid sequence: MADVISAEEGALKRGAQAVNTAKAGVDQQVKKVRSEIEQVSGFWTGAAAGAYTQLMARWNQETTKLNEVLVTLEEALSGTERDQAASEESHQQTISGLNSMMGA
- a CDS encoding S8 family peptidase; protein product: MADVHAEGWTGKGVKIAVVDTQINPDLPDFQGADLTVAEGSACVGKDPSTSVASAGAQHGSTVTAMLIGNGTGVAGTKGIVPDASVTFYGVGATADCDPLPEVAESKLTPIMWMIKRALEDGADIISVSMVEGEVSVPGSEVLAEAAAKRVPVVAGNPNDVFKEGGNPAAMNSVVGVSAVDSDQKLPIAALGVENVVTNTTVVAPGVNIATIGDGSDPGSWDVSGRATGTSLATPLVAGILAAAKQKYPDATGNQLIQSLTHNTGADDHELQYSDTDGYGYGVASLRHTLSKDPTQYEDVNPLLNKDVGPTQEDIDEAAAALASPPAAGQPSPDGIGAFLPVIIGIGVGVGVLVIAGVIVTVVLVRRSNRTQRKGQS
- a CDS encoding WXG100 family type VII secretion target, with translation MGDLSITPAALTASAGELRRESQRIEGALRALEQEANRLRGNWDGAARVAYDNAQRAWSMEFEHMKTVLARIASATESIAEDYVTTDRNSAKLFQR
- the eccD gene encoding type VII secretion integral membrane protein EccD — translated: MAQTISAPRALLRISVQSEGRRLDIGVPAHVPLIEFMPGFARSLGVLDPTMTYAGYALQKADGTVLDAAQGAAPQGVSDGDVLTLARGGLIAQPRVYDDIVEAVIDATGQQNRPWTARDNARTALAVSLTLLGLCALLLLAAGPSLGLGALIAGGGAVILATVAAVVARLGQLEAGQGLGIAASVFAALSGYLAVPASLDLWGWPLAAAGLGMLVVGGATLALMPDRAEVQLVPVALGGVVGIAAAITALLPEGTVAPYALMIGIVGTLSGTLPWLVLSSTRLRVISPQSDADMFADPQPIDAADVRARTARGQRTLVALRVALGIAVLAATPLVASDGVVGAILCTLAFLGMMFPSRQTYARSGVLAIMAVGTAGLAVSGLTISLTQPDLRAALLIALGVAAAIVVTVTLLSPKARTRLARLSDTVELVLLALLLPLGVIAAGLA
- a CDS encoding WXG100 family type VII secretion target, producing the protein MSEKISAEEGALLRGAEAVSATYLDIADSTRRVIAELDQIQSIWQGEASQSYAQMMQTWTAGAQKINQTLVHLEEALRSTERSQSALEEQHQSTIGGLGAMMGGA